DNA from Marinagarivorans cellulosilyticus:
CGTAATCGAGGTATGGCGCCGCATCGATGGATTTTTGGTAAAACATTTCGGCTTCGCGATAATCGCCATTATTGTAAGCAACATTGGCAGCATCTAGCCAACCAAAAGGGCTTGGATCATCGTAATCGGCCATTTCACGAGCAATACGCTGGGCATCGATTTCACGGCCTTGGGCCTGCAATAACAAACGATAATTTTTAAGCAAGGTCAATTTATTGTCTGCTACGGCTAAACCGTAAACATAGATGTCCTCGGCTTTAGCCTCGTCACCTACGCGGCGAAAAATCACTGCCATGGTATTAATATTGGCGGCATCTTCAGGCTGGTACTCTAGTGCCTTACGGGTATACCAATAAGCTTCTGCAAGCTGTTCTTGCGCCATAAATTCAACAGCGCGATTACCGTAATAAAGCGCTAAGAATTTATCGCGGGTGATATTGCCAATAAAACGCGTTTTGTCATCGGGTAAATAATCGACCACTAAGCTCGAACGGGTAAGGTAAACATTATTATTTGCCAACAACCGTTCGTACAATTTAGAACGAACATGCACGCCTTTAACCACCACATCGCTTTCTTTGTAGAATACCGGCGAAGAATCCACCAGCTGGTAGCGAATTTCGACATCCTTCACCACATTAGCCAGCGCGGTGGTTAACACCGCCAAGCTCATACAATTACCCTTTAAGCTGGCCAACGTTTGAGCCGCGGTATAGGTTTTAGATTCGTAGTTAAAGTTGCGCGTTTCGCGCTCTAAATAATCAAAAACGCGCTCATAGCCCGGCGAGTTCTGACGTAAGAAGTGATTATAAAACTCTAAGAAATCGCGGCGTTGCTCGTCACTTAAAGTGAATAGTTCATCTTCACTTTCGATCGTTAATGCTGCGCCAAAATATTGCGGGGCAGAAAAATCTATACTGGGCTTTATCACCGGCTGCACACTCGCAACCGGTCGATTTTGCGCACAACCAACAACAGCAATGCAAAGTAATAGTAATGTATAGCTCGAAAATAGTCGCATCTCCACCTCTGAACAGCCGCTCTTTACTGACTGTACATCAAGATGAATACCTCAACCGAACATATGTTGATATAAGCGACAACAGCCTGACGAATTGTGACCTTTTTTCGCTTTAGCGGCTAATAGACGGCAAAACACCCCCTGAAACCACAAAGGGTATGCTCCCGCTTTTACTATTAGGAAGGTGTACGGCGATGTTTTGCGCATGCACTGGCAGCCTCGCCGACTAGCTCTGGACCACGATAAATAAAGCCGCTGTACAACTGCACCAAGCTGGCACCAGCCGCTAGCTTTTCTGCTGCATCATCGCCAGACAAAATACCACCCACACCAATAATCGGGATTTTATTATCTAGCGCCTGCGCTAATACTTTAATGGCATGCGTCGATTTATCTTTAACGGGCAGGCCACTTAAACCGCCAGCCTCTTCAGCGTGAGGCGAAAGCTCAACACCTTCGCGGCCAATTGTTGTATTGGTGGCAATAACGCCATCAATACCTTGCGCCAAAAAGCTTTCGGCGGTTGCCTTTAATTCATCGTCGGTCATATCGGGGGCAATTTTCACTAGAATCGGCACATACTTATCGTATTCTGCAGCCAATAATTTTTGCCGTTTTTTTATGCCCGCCAATAATTGATTAAGCGTTTCACCAAACTGCAAATTGCGCAAACCCGGTGTATTTGGGGACGATATGTTCACCGTAACGTAGTCTGCATGCGGGTAAACGGCATCCAAACAAATCAAATAATCATCTAATGCGTTTTCTTCTGGTGTAGTTTTGTTTTTACCAATATTAATACCCAGCACACCATTAAAGCGGCGCGTTTGCTTAACTTGGTTAACTAAATGCTCTACACCTTTGTTATTAAACCCCATACGGTTAATAACGCCCTGCTCTTCTTCTAGCCTAAATAAACGGGGCTTTGGGTTACCGCCTTGCGCCTTGGGCGTAACGGTACCAATTTCGACGAAACCAAAACCTAAGGCGCCTAGGGCGTTAAAGTAATCGCCGTTTTTATCGAGGCCCGCAGCCAACCCAACCGCATTAGGAAACTTCAAACCCAACACTTCAACAGGGTCGTGCACTCGCTCTGAAGAGAACAGCGATAGCAATTTTAGCCGCTCCAATGCACCCATCCAATCCAGCGACAATTCGTGGCTGACCTCTGGATCAAGCTTAAACAGTAATGGGCGAATATATTTATACATGAAGAAAACCGCTGTTAAGTGAGTCGTTGGATAAAATTTAAGGCAAAAAAAAGCGCGCCTTAGCGCGCCTTTTTCAATTCGCTTTAGATGGCGGCTTTGCCAACTTCAACAATTTTCATAGCGTTAGTGCCGCCCACATTTTGACGAGTATCGCCTTGGGAGATGATCACTAAATCGCCATCTTTTACCACACCACGAGTGCGCAGTTCGTTAACGGCGCGGTCGTTGGCTTCGCTAAAAGGAATATCGTGTAGCGGGAATGGCACAGGATAAACACCACGATACAAAGCGGTTTTTTGCAAAGTTTTTGCATGCGTTGATAATGCAAAAATTGGCAAGCGAGCACCAAAGCGGCTCATCAAGAAAGGGGTAGAACCCGACTCGGTCATGCTGATAATGGCAGCAACACCAGGCATATGGTTTGCAGTAAACATAGCGGCCTGCGCAATAGCTTGGTCAATTGCCATGGTTTCTGGCATATCGCGTGCAGCATCTTGAGTTGCATGTGGATGGCCTTCTGCACCAAGAATAACGCGAACCATCGCTTCAACGGTTTCTACTGGGAATTGACCCGCCGCTGTTTCAGCTGACAACATCACAGCATCAGTACCATCGAGTACCGCGTTGGCTACGTCAAAAACTTCTGCGCGAGTTGGCAACGAACTGCTGATCATTGATTCCATCATTTGTGTGGCAGAAATTACCGCACGATTCAAAGCGCGTGAACGAGCGATAATGTGCTTTTGTACACCAATTAGTGCAGCATCACCGATTTCAACACCCAAGTCGCCACGGGCAACCATAACCGCATCAGACGCTAAAATAATGCCGTCTAATACAGCATCGTCTTCAACCGCTTCAGCGCGCTCAACTTTTGAAACCAAAGCGATATCGCCGCCGGCTTCACGAACCAACGAGCGTGTTAGGTGCATATCTTCTGCACTGCGCGGGAAAGATACAGCCAGGTAATCAACATCGATAGCCACAGCGGTTTTAATGTCTGCGCGGTCTTTTTCTGTTAGCGCTGGCGCCGTTAGGCCACCACCTTGGCGGTTAATACCTTTGTTATTAGATAACTTACCAGCAACAGTGGTAGTACAAAAAACCTTGTTACCTTCTACTGAGTCCACGCGTAAAACAACGCGGCCATCGTCCAACAACAATAAGTCGTCTGGGTTAACATCATTGGGCAGTTCTTTGTAGTCAATGCCCACTTGGTTTTGGTTGCCAGCATCGCGCTCTAAATCGGCATCCAATACAAACTTATCGCCAAGTTTTAATTCAATAGGGCCATCGGCAAAGCGAGCAATACGAATTTTAGGACCTTGTAAGTCACCCAATACCGCCACGTGACGACCGTGCTTAGCCGCGTATTCGCGGGTCATGTCGCAACGTTTTTTGTGGTCTTCAGGGCTACCGTGGGAGAAGTTAAGGCGTACAACATTCACTCCGGCCAATATCAGCTTTTCTAATACACCGGGTTCATCGGTGGCAGGTCCAAGGGTGCTGACAATTTTGGTACGTCTTAACATAGGTTGGGCTCCGAAATAGTTGGGCTTGTCTAAACGGCGCGCAGTTTATCACTTTGCGCGCCTAAATTATAAAAAACCTGCCTTCTAGCAAGGTTTTACTCAAAATTTTTGGCGCTTTAAACGCCAGTCATTCCACTTACAATCGAGATCATGACACCAGCAGCAACCGCCGAGCCGATCACACCGGCCACATTGGGGCCCATTGCGTGCATTAACAGGAAGTTCTGCCCGTTGGCTTCTAGGCCGACCTTATTAGAAACCCGCGCAGCCATCGGCACAGCAGAAACGCCCGCAGAACCAATAAGCGGGTTAATTTTTTGCTTGCTGACCTTATTCATCAACTTAGCCATCAAAACACCGCAGCCGGTACCAATACCAAAGGCCACTATACCGAGCAATAAAATACCCAGCGTTTTAGGGTCTAAGAATTTATCCGCTTCTAACTTCGAGCCAACAGATAAGCCCA
Protein-coding regions in this window:
- a CDS encoding tetratricopeptide repeat protein; this encodes MRLFSSYTLLLLCIAVVGCAQNRPVASVQPVIKPSIDFSAPQYFGAALTIESEDELFTLSDEQRRDFLEFYNHFLRQNSPGYERVFDYLERETRNFNYESKTYTAAQTLASLKGNCMSLAVLTTALANVVKDVEIRYQLVDSSPVFYKESDVVVKGVHVRSKLYERLLANNNVYLTRSSLVVDYLPDDKTRFIGNITRDKFLALYYGNRAVEFMAQEQLAEAYWYTRKALEYQPEDAANINTMAVIFRRVGDEAKAEDIYVYGLAVADNKLTLLKNYRLLLQAQGREIDAQRIAREMADYDDPSPFGWLDAANVAYNNGDYREAEMFYQKSIDAAPYLDYGYFGLAKVKYHQGELIGAKRMLIKAMENTFKEEGRELYQAKLSRLEKEI
- a CDS encoding quinone-dependent dihydroorotate dehydrogenase, producing the protein MYKYIRPLLFKLDPEVSHELSLDWMGALERLKLLSLFSSERVHDPVEVLGLKFPNAVGLAAGLDKNGDYFNALGALGFGFVEIGTVTPKAQGGNPKPRLFRLEEEQGVINRMGFNNKGVEHLVNQVKQTRRFNGVLGINIGKNKTTPEENALDDYLICLDAVYPHADYVTVNISSPNTPGLRNLQFGETLNQLLAGIKKRQKLLAAEYDKYVPILVKIAPDMTDDELKATAESFLAQGIDGVIATNTTIGREGVELSPHAEEAGGLSGLPVKDKSTHAIKVLAQALDNKIPIIGVGGILSGDDAAEKLAAGASLVQLYSGFIYRGPELVGEAASACAKHRRTPS
- the pyk gene encoding pyruvate kinase, producing the protein MLRRTKIVSTLGPATDEPGVLEKLILAGVNVVRLNFSHGSPEDHKKRCDMTREYAAKHGRHVAVLGDLQGPKIRIARFADGPIELKLGDKFVLDADLERDAGNQNQVGIDYKELPNDVNPDDLLLLDDGRVVLRVDSVEGNKVFCTTTVAGKLSNNKGINRQGGGLTAPALTEKDRADIKTAVAIDVDYLAVSFPRSAEDMHLTRSLVREAGGDIALVSKVERAEAVEDDAVLDGIILASDAVMVARGDLGVEIGDAALIGVQKHIIARSRALNRAVISATQMMESMISSSLPTRAEVFDVANAVLDGTDAVMLSAETAAGQFPVETVEAMVRVILGAEGHPHATQDAARDMPETMAIDQAIAQAAMFTANHMPGVAAIISMTESGSTPFLMSRFGARLPIFALSTHAKTLQKTALYRGVYPVPFPLHDIPFSEANDRAVNELRTRGVVKDGDLVIISQGDTRQNVGGTNAMKIVEVGKAAI